A single window of Nakaseomyces glabratus chromosome G, complete sequence DNA harbors:
- the RRT14 gene encoding Rrt14p (CAGL0G08778g~Ortholog(s) have nucleolus localization): protein MVSKNSKMQATLAVNSVLASLLPGAAAITGSNKKVSKPRVAKAQLIDMNLKKRLELQEKDVYLEKRKEKRARKSTLRKRREEEFEMEQKAKLQILNKHREQGTLTQKEKAYLDELAKRNTKKLKSWDLEDDVKEDFLEIQAQILNDTKESSKRRSSKKKNKNKGFKQTLSSSSKVQDHRYPGLTPGLAPVGLSDEEESSDDE, encoded by the coding sequence ATGGTTTCAAAGAACTCTAAAATGCAAGCCACGCTGGCTGTGAACAGTGTGTTGGCGTCTTTACTGCCCGGTGCTGCGGCTATTACTGGGTCTAATAAGAAAGTGAGCAAGCCCAGAGTCGCCAAGGCCCAGCTTATAGACATGAATCTGAAAAAACGGTTGGAGTTACAAGAGAAGGATGTGTACCTTGAGAAGaggaaagagaaaagagcGCGTAAGTCTACTCTACGGAAGAGACGGGAAGAGGAGTTTGAAATGGAGCAAAAGGCGAAATTACAGATATTAAACAAGCATAGAGAACAGGGAACTTTAACTCAGAAGGAGAAAGCATATCTGGATGAACTAGCTAAGAGAAATACCAAAAAGCTGAAATCCTGGGACTTGGAAGACGATGTTAAGGAAGATTTCTTAGAGATACAAGCACAAATTTTGAACGATACCAAAGAATCCAGCAAAAGAAGGTCtagcaagaagaagaacaaaaataaaggtTTCAAACAAACCTTATCGTCTAGCTCGAAAGTACAGGATCATAGATATCCAGGTCTTACTCCAGGTCTTGCTCCTGTTGGTTTgagtgatgaagaagaatccAGTGATGACGAGTAG
- the MET18 gene encoding Met18p (CAGL0G08800g~Ortholog(s) have role in protein maturation by iron-sulfur cluster transfer and cytosol, nucleus localization), which yields MDTDLLTFMANAGVNDERAQASAVQLSEKVKNKTLRLLDIIVSLKDYIVSEDGGERKKSLQCLNGIIAHLPKDGLSKNEIAVLFQFFQSKIDDTELMREVLTALELLSSFNFFVVQQAKETLQTLQDKYVPTNFLAAVRYVAFNILVTLYGRFEDQLKENESLAHLFIATYIHVATGEKDPRNLLSSFKLNETITKHLSQYTVKYGEQLFDVLFCYFPITFKPPKNDPYKITNADLKTALRSAISATPLFAEDAFGNLIDKLTATSPAVKNDTLLTMAACIESYGGENCLKHWLPLWNGLKFEIMQNNDDGDDTMLDPVSNLSIKGEIKSNYRAALDVLKALGVVLEQFDQKAFQKYFDHILDELKNNFKYQKDLKQSCNILASIASGNEYNFNYAIAGSFPLFVESSSETTKLKYLLMNLSFFFNAYMEVYGVLSKESLNSEICQNKMQEYKDELLMIIGMALTSSSKLEVTVRTLSVIKFTQMAKMKGFLKREEISLIVQYITDTILTDSNKNIYYACLEGLKSISELYEDIVYEVALTRMLNLLPEALDEASIAHDETLILAETLLKIILDFTTSRHILVKESILSLTKKLCKTSASIARRSSDYCFLILSTIYSLYDNNYFLLKEGDGALLKHEIENDLYAVLADGVNVKDDDLNLSLISNIFYFMHLCNGTTGAATEVEKASQYFIEQHSITKQPNRLSMTYSKIIQALTKEIQFPQADQILSEVKSLLSGFDSTMTEFEKLGYFEILLALSNKWLDDDYILSILNWEDRSYCNLEVMIWLSKGLIAKNSKYSDDILQNFIAMLSDHVIGTKVSKLFEVFVIDFTSFKKYKGIAWNNNIKLLYKQRTFSGIFLKLVSLYQTSNNMDIKCNYLTALSLILKHTPSELVSPFMKDLLPMLLQALDMPNSEVRLSALETLKDSTEQHHQLVAEHIQSLVPSLLSLVKVDEYNTVMIRLSALQLLQLLTEHLPINYCLNYKQDIINGLLEPLSDKKRVVRKQCIDTRQAYFELGQVPFE from the coding sequence ATGGATACTGATCTCCTGACATTCATGGCAAATGCTGGTGTCAACGATGAAAGGGCACAGGCAAGTGCAGTTCAGCTGTCGGAGAAAGTGAAGAACAAGACTTTGAGACTATTGGACATCATTGTCAGTTTGAAGGATTATATTGTATCTGAAGATGGCGGTGAGAGGAAGAAATCTTTGCAATGTTTAAACGGTATTATCGCTCATTTACCGAAGGATGGTCTGTCTAAGAATGAAATTGCAGTTTTGTTCCAATTCTTTCAGTCTAAAATCGATGATACCGAGTTAATGAGAGAGGTTCTTACTGCTTTAGAGCTGTTATCCTCattcaacttctttgttGTTCAGCAGGCAAAAGAAACTTTGCAGACCTTGCAAGATAAATACGTTCCCACCAATTTTCTTGCAGCTGTGAGATATGTTGcattcaatattttggtaaCACTTTATGGAAGGTTTGAGGATCAATTGAAGGAAAACGAATCTTTAGCACACCTTTTTATTGCAACTTATATTCATGTGGCAACAGGTGAAAAGGACCCAAGGAATTTGCTCTCTTCGTTCAAATTGAATGAAACTATAACAAAGCACCTAAGCCAATACACAGTGAAATATGGCGAACAACTATTTGATGTTCTGTTTTGTTATTTCCCAATAACTTTTAAACCACCAAAAAATGATCCATATAAAATTACTAATGCAGACTTGAAGACTGCCTTAAGATCAGCAATCTCAGCCACACCTTTGTTTGCTGAGGATGCGTTTGGCAATTTGATAGACAAGCTTACCGCTACTTCACCAGCTGTTAAAAATGATACATTGTTGACAATGGCGGCTTGCATTGAAAGTTATGGTGGTGAGAATTGCTTGAAGCATTGGTTGCCCCTATGGAACGGCTTAAAGTTTGAGATTATGCAAAACAATGATGATGGTGATGATACAATGTTGGATCCAGTCTCTAATTTATCAATCAAAGGtgaaataaaatcaaattatAGAGCTGCGTTGGATGTTTTAAAAGCTTTAGGTGTAGTTCTAGAACAGTTTGATCAAAAGGCCTTCCAAAAATACTTTGACCATATTTTGgatgaattgaaaaataatttcaagTATCAAAAGGACTTGAAACAAAGTTGTAATATCCTGGCTTCGATCGCAAGCGGTAATGAGTACAATTTTAACTATGCTATTGCTGGATCATTCCCATTATTTGTTGAAAGCTCTTCTGAAACAACAAAACTGAAATATCTTTTAATGAATTTatcctttttcttcaatgcaTATATGGAAGTTTATGGTGTTCTCTCGAAAGAATCTTTGAATTCTGAAATAtgtcaaaataaaatgcaaGAATACAAAGATGAGCTACTCATGATAATAGGTATGGCATTGACCAGTAGTTCAAAATTGGAGGTGACTGTTAGAACTCTGTCTGTAATTAAATTTACACAAATGGCTAAAATGAAAGGTTTTTTGAAGAGGGAGGAGATATCCTTAATTGTGCAGTATATAACAGACACTATATTGACTGACTCGAATAAGAACATTTATTATGCATGCTTAGAAGGTTTAAAGTCGATAAGCGAACTTTATGAGGATATTGTTTATGAAGTTGCTTTGACAAGGATGTTAAATTTATTGCCGGAGGCTTTAGATGAAGCTTCTATTGCCCATGATGAAACATTGATTTTGGCAGAAAcattattgaaaattatACTTGATTTTACTACCTCTAGACATATACTAGTGAAGGAGAGTATTTTGTCTTTGACAAAAAAGCTGTGTAAAACATCTGCTAGTATAGCAAGAAGATCTTCTGATTACTGTTTCCTGATTCTCTCTACCATTTATTCACTATATGACAACAACTATTTTTTACTTAAGGAAGGCGATGGTGCACTTCTAAAACatgaaatagaaaatgaTTTGTACGCAGTGTTAGCTGACGGTGTTAATGTAAAGGATGATGACTTGAATCTGTCCTtgatatcaaatattttctattttatgCATCTCTGTAATGGGACAACTGGTGCTGCAACTGAAGTTGAGAAGGCTAGCCAGTATTTTATAGAGCAGCATTCAATCACTAAACAGCCTAACAGGTTGTCTATGacatattcaaaaattattcAAGCACTAACCAAGGAAATTCAGTTCCCTCAAGCTGATCAAATATTATCTGAAGTAAAAAGTTTACTGAGTGGTTTTGATTCCACCATGACTGAGTTTGAAAAGCTTGGATACTTTGAAATATTATTAGCACTCAGTAATAAATGGTTAGACGATGATTATATTCTGTCGATTTTGAACTGGGAAGACAGAAGCTATTGTAACTTGGAGGTGATGATCTGGTTATCAAAGGGTCTGATTGCAAAAAACTCAAAGTACTCTGACGatatattacaaaatttTATTGCCATGCTAAGTGATCATGTCATTGGTACAAAGGTCTCGAAGTTGTTTGAGGTCTTCGTAATTGATTTTACGTCAtttaagaaatataagGGTATTGCCTGGAATAATAACATCAAATTGTTGTACAAGCAAAGAACATTTAGtggtatatttttgaagttaGTGTCTCTATATCAAACCTCAAACAATATGGATATTAAATGTAACTACTTAACTGCGCTGTCTCTGATTTTGAAGCATACACCATCCGAATTAGTGAGCCCTTTTATGAAAGACCTTCTGCCAATGCTTTTACAAGCATTAGACATGCCAAACTCGGAGGTGAGATTGTCTGCTCTAGAAACATTGAAGGACAGTACTGAACAACATCATCAGTTAGTTGCGGAACATATTCAGAGTCTTGTTCCATCTTTATTAAGCCTAGTGAAGGTCGATGAATATAACACAGTCATGATCAGGCTTTCAGCATTACAATTGTTACAATTACTGACAGAACATCTACCAATAAATTACTGCCTGAATTACAAGCAAGATATCATAAATGGGCTGTTGGAACCACTTTCTGATAAAAAACGTGTAGTGCGTAAGCAGTGTATAGATACTAGACAAGCATATTTTGAGTTAGGCCAAGTACCTTTTGAATAA
- the TAO3 gene encoding Tao3p (CAGL0G08822g~Ortholog(s) have role in budding cell apical bud growth, cell morphogenesis, cell separation after cytokinesis, cellular response to biotic stimulus and cellular response to drug, more) — MNTAFTFPPQNSEIQESDDTGYMEQTIIPSSNQVQTNTPIMDATTDNSIGNLQEDYTEDSQVPLDDDPMTLQQKLLNMQEALPTTMNPLHINTGTANNITATQEIPVIAIPSPSEIPANSLRNQLRQSSLKNEIFSNRSEAPKIGETNIRQVASLKSKTGNAKEASVNIDTSEPISLSPTDSNARAKSDMYVATLRQQMATDWKSPSEYALHILFTKFIRHAEQKLDLCLQQPLVIEPPIVEILGEGIDPTFDKVIESLGHVAKNKPKPVIDAMMFWRKTKSEAAINANHDLERLLKDYEVEQNKLSRNQPLRSTSQRKGTDLLKRKNTNSTNVSTGSSFNFSHKRNKSSKSSLGSKLTESSHLQNIEIAIESSRDSVLQAERKSLASIYILCRVLIEIVKQSSEEDKYLNDLEDIVFTQLKTTDPLSISTSIMKSSNWNSFAELLGYMSEKRFISVSDKFIADLEKLPPQIPPEMEPSIHLLILGMRYVRLKNYPLERFEESADFMKSLSKFYSKSSNISISLAYTEVINQLLLPLAGHITAEVNHPVWVEAMSSLLETASKLQNDNKYWANGFKLTVSILCVSPPELFSNRWVTLMEANASKIRTKIFSEKVIFAVALSRLVWVYLYRCPETLNNTMRTLEKLLRMYLNTKKKENWLTPDFELLNPLADALVSVGYAHPNFIMEHAVLSLFRQSFNGLTLDDVNFEKLMLALNTYRGILATNTRPGFPENDCRTYATNLDNIQFDVTKESLSQNHKEVCSYIHKLFTLLDARIGSEVWSPENQHTKSSSSFGPFTFNFSNDNYAINTKNTEVCLFATVIEVIPGCLSVSSEIPYRSTIEILSRNAVHANSTISDSCRRAFRALASKRSPYTLITWFAKYSFDFDERMQSNYNMSYLVSMEYYKLLELYVELLECWLQAFQSSNKEKDKKGIGLDGIRLMAEDEGIAGDYDSVYEEKKKLEWKNTITVIEEVEGNGLFFLCSFEAHVRALGVKILKIISKFDEAMIAKTVKLSSNSHVRTVSNHFAADSGTRLIDILNNCNATTILNANSSSLSAVEKTRFAKLTLKHKKGVLIRLAESDYGVDAALWQRAFPPLLSHIFKQCPVTMALCRSIVCIRLVQLHELILKVANNPDYRPEGVLSETVINQWRLYLIAACTSLTSTSDQKLHIPVPNSVQHGRKKSQQIFTVQHQKIKSVKSIFKMVLPLLNAQHAMVRDAIIVGLSSMNINIYRTYIESIDEFLTNWKEQSSKNAIRIEMFHILTILSQFMYDPIILDDRWILERIAEYLRQAKKFLEMDSVQNSFAFQSLRSHFATLLLNFYKAAHRLSYFDKLFPFQGRTSSFNYLKEWCGYGEFSYIAEERYNLMVKKADNTRDKTAILTGIEFQRKKLEKTVLEAMVALCEDPIVKCIDDVPGLPVVISFDTVGLLSWIGSLFNSGNDTIRGLGVEALENLLENNQDNAKLFKEVANQCVSYHNDPSVSFLYYTTLCKAVLKLENLILEEDELVSLGLYGLVSDNEMIRTYAADLLSVVETKLHNSSYIKVFEERLSNSSKTVFKSTAQEISSIFADLLSQELCLRIFSTLVRILELFQFEIKRDILVLMVPWVNKFTLKSLDEIDTYMVLNNLFYITVDLNDTFPKEVEQLWISLGKGNAFQNTHVALEYIMTCSISYCNPIFVEYASDVVLYLANVPGGLGLVDSLLQNLKPKLIVPTHSELPTLPSNNNKYVFVGDVVSRLNYHGKSVIFSKTQITIVFLVNLLNSPLDALKDELPSLLHISVCLLDHYIPVVKKSASRLLCNLIFLFSPTHEKTDLTVEILRSDDQLWSYDHLVRDKKGARSPKMMDQLIKNLLDIFSSIESVQENWQKVSLKWATACSVRHIACRSFQMFRSLLSSLDQEMFRDILHRLSNTVSDSNTDIQGFAMQILMTLNAITAELDPTELIGFPQLFWSITACLSSIHEQEFVEVLSCFSKFLSKIDLDSPDTVQCLVATFPSNWEGKFDGLQQIIMNGLRSSTSLEITWKFLDKLNLLKDSRIIANTDTRLLFALIANFPRFLQAMDTKQYDQIESAASSLIVLSEAYEQPSLSRLINSLIKDKFRSKRDFMSQVVSFISRNFFPDYSAPTLVFLLGLLLNKVSWVKVQTLEILKYVFPLLDMSRPEFLGVGADLISPLLRLLLTEYEAKALEVLDCVPNVLGSKMDKDVLRTTMGNKNSKNSTNLTTTLFGIPEESGWSIPMPSITAATTRHNVHAVYMSCLPESMGDTDAHEIDNDIDVITEFHVDAEYGLGRMETNDSISVVEEKDPSLSHMWMQLDNLDNFFAQDNVASTTNDLSVWR; from the coding sequence atgaatACTGCATTTACTTTTCCGCCACAGAATAGTGAAATACAAGAATCAGATGATACCGGTTACATGGAGCAAACTATAATACCGAGTAGTAACCAAGTACAGACAAATACACCTATCATGGATGCTACCACTGATAATAGCATAGGAAATTTACAGGAAGACTACACTGAAGATTCTCAAGTGCCATTAGATGACGATCCAATGACATTACAACAGAAGTTACTGAATATGCAAGAGGCATTACCAACTACAATGAACCCACTACATATAAACACGGGCACTGCTAATAATATAACAGCTACACAAGAAATACCCGTAATTGCTATACCTTCGCCGTCTGAGATTCCCGCCAACAGTCTTCGAAACCAGCTAAGACAATCTAGtttaaaaaatgaaatttttagTAATAGAAGTGAGGCTCCTAAAATAGGCGAGACGAATATTAGACAAGTTGCATCACTTAAATCTAAAACTGGGAACGCCAAAGAAGCGTCTGTCAATATTGATACTAGTGAACCTATCTCTCTAAGTCCAACAGATTCCAATGCTAGAGCGAAAAGCGACATGTACGTTGCTACACTAAGGCAGCAAATGGCCACTGATTGGAAAAGTCCTTCCGAATACGCTTTACATATTCTATTCACAAAATTCATTAGGCATGCCGAGCAAAAACTGGATTTGTGCTTACAGCAGCCTCTTGTCATTGAGCCGCCAATAGTAGAGATATTAGGTGAAGGTATCGATCCAACTTTTGATAAAGTTATAGAATCATTAGGTCATGTAGCCAAAAACAAACCGAAACCAGTAATTGACGCAATGATGTTTTGGAGAAAGACCAAGTCAGAGGCTGCAATAAACGCAAACCACGACCTCGAAAGGCTACTGAAGGACTATGAAGTTgaacaaaacaaattatCAAGGAATCAACCCCTTAGAAGTACAAGTCAGAGAAAAGGGACGGATTTACTTAAGAGAAAGAACacaaattcaacaaatgTCAGTACAGGAAGTAGTTTTAATTTTAGtcacaaaagaaacaaatcaTCAAAGTCTTCGCTAGGTAGTAAACTCACTGAGAGTTCACATTTACAGAATATTGAAATAGCAATAGAAAGCTCCAGGGATTCTGTCCTTCAAGCAGAAAGGAAATCTTTGGCAAGCATCTACATTCTCTGCCGAGTACTGATAGAAATCGTGAAACAATcttctgaagaagataaatACCTAAACGATTTGGAAGATATTGTCTTCACACAACTGAAAACAACAGACCCATTATCGATCTCTACAAGCATTATGAAGTCATCCAATTGGAATTCTTTCGCAGAACTTTTAGGATACATGTCAGAAAAGCGATTTATATCAGTGAGTGACAAATTTATAGCAGATTTGGAAAAACTTCCACCCCAAATACCACCTGAAATGGAGCCAAGTATTCATCTCTTAATTTTGGGTATGAGGTATGTAAGGCTGAAAAATTACCCACTAGaaagatttgaagaaagtgCCGACTTCATGAAAAGTTTATCAAAGTTCTATTCGAAGAGCAGcaatatatcaatatcGCTAGCCTACACAGAGGTAATCAatcaattattattacCATTGGCTGGTCATATAACAGCTGAAGTAAACCACCCTGTATGGGTAGAAGCCATGTCGTCGCTTCTTGAGACGGCAAGTAAGTTACAAAATGATAACAAATATTGGGCTAACGGTTTCAAATTGACGGTATCAATATTATGTGTGTCACCCCCTGAATTATTTAGCAATCGCTGGGTAACATTGATGGAAGCCAACGCAAGCAAAATTAGAACTAAGATTTTTTCTGAGAAAGTGATTTTTGCAGTAGCTCTCTCTCGTTTAGTTTGGGTTTACCTATATAGATGCCCTGAAACGCTTAATAATACGATGAGAACACTTGAGAAGTTACTTCGAATGTACTTGAAcaccaaaaagaaagaaaattggCTGACACCTGATTTTGAGCTACTTAATCCTTTAGCTGATGCTTTAGTTTCTGTTGGTTACGCCCATCCAAATTTTATAATGGAACATGCAGTTTTGTCACTATTTCGGCAATCATTTAATGGACTCACATTGGATGATGTgaactttgaaaaactgATGCTAGCTCTGAACACATACAGAGGCATACTAGCAACCAATACAAGACCTGGCTTTCCTGAAAATGATTGCCGTACTTACGCCACAAACCTTGATAATATCCAGTTTGATGTAACTAAAGAAAGTTTATCCCAGAATCACAAAGAAGTTTGCTCCTATATTCACAAATTGTTTACACTACTCGATGCTCGTATTGGATCCGAGGTTTGGTCTCCTGAAAATCAACATACAAagtcttcatcatcttttggTCCTTTTACATTTAATTTTTCCAACGATAACTACGCAATCAATACTAAGAATACGGAAGTGTGCTTATTTGCTACTGTGATAGAGGTAATTCCTGGATGCCTTTCTGTTTCTAGTGAAATACCGTACAGATCTACTATTGAAATTCTATCCAGAAATGCCGTTCATGCCAACTCCACAATATCTGATAGCTGTAGAAGAGCATTCCGGGCCCTTGCATCGAAAAGGTCGCCATACACACTTATTACTTGGTTTGCTAAGTATTCGTTTGACTTTGATGAGAGAATGCAGTCTAATTATAATATGTCTTACCTAGTCTCAATGGAATACTATAAATTGCTTGAACTATATGTCGAACTTTTGGAATGCTGGCTGCAAGCCTTTCAATCATCcaacaaagagaaagataaaaaagGAATTGGTCTCGATGGTATAAGATTAATGGCGGAGGATGAAGGGATCGCCGGAGATTATGATTCTGTCTATgaggagaagaaaaaattggaatGGAAAAATACCATAACGGtaattgaagaagttgaaggtAATGGGCTATTTTTCCTATGCTCTTTTGAGGCTCATGTGAGAGCACTTGGTGTTAAAATCCTCAAAATTATAtctaaatttgatgaagcCATGATTGCCAAAACCGTAAAACTTTCTTCTAACAGCCATGTCAGGACTGTATCCAATCACTTTGCTGCTGATAGTGGAACAAGACTAATCGATATACTTAACAACTGTAATGCAACAACGATATTAAACGCAAACTCTTCATCACTCAGTGCTGTAGAAAAAACTCGTTTTGCAAAACTAACATTGAAACATAAGAAAGGCGTTTTGATACGTTTGGCGGAGTCTGATTATGGGGTTGATGCTGCATTATGGCAAAGGGCTTTTCCACCTTTATTGTCTCATATATTTAAACAATGCCCAGTGACAATGGCGTTGTGCCGTTCAATTGTTTGTATTCGTTTAGTTCAACTTCATGAATTAATACTAAAAGTTGCCAATAACCCTGACTACAGACCGGAAGGTGTATTATCGGAAACTGTCATTAACCAGTGGAGGTTGTATTTGATTGCTGCCTGTACTTCTTTAACATCAACATCAGATCAAAAGCTACATATACCTGTCCCAAACTCTGTTCAACACGGTCGGAAGAAAAGTCAACAAATTTTTACTGTTCAACatcaaaaaatcaaatctGTCAAATCAATCTTTAAGATGGTTTTACCTCTTTTGAATGCCCAACACGCGATGGTTAGGGACGCTATTATCGTAGGGTTAAGTTCGatgaatattaatatttatagaaCTTACATTGAGAGTATTGACGAGTTCCTGACTAATTGGAAAGAGCAGAGCTCAAAGAACGCTATCAGAATAGAAATGTTTCATATCCTTACTATCCTTTCTCAATTCATGTATGATCCTATTATCTTGGATGATAGATGGATACTGGAACGGATTGCAGAATATTTGAGACAAGCCAAGAAGTTTTTGGAAATGGATTCGGTCCAAAATTCATTTGCTTTTCAATCCTTGAGAAGTCACTTTGCTACATTACTCCTAAACTTTTATAAGGCTGCGCATAGACTTTCATACTTCGATAAATTATTTCCATTCCAAGGTCGGACATCGAGTTTTAATTATCTAAAGGAATGGTGCGGATATGGAGAATTTTCTTACATAGCGGAAGAAAGGTATAACTTAATGGTAAAAAAGGCTGATAATACAAGGGATAAAACTGCAATCTTGACAGGTATCGAAttccaaagaaaaaaactgGAAAAAACTGTCCTAGAGGCCATGGTTGCACTATGCGAAGATCCCATCGTTAAATGTATTGACGACGTTCCTGGGTTACCTGTtgttatttcttttgatacTGTTGGGCTTCTTTCTTGGATTGGATCATTATTCAATTCCGGGAATGACACTATTAGAGGCCTCGGTGTAGAAGCTTTGGAAAATCTTCTAGAAAATAACCAAGATAACGCAAAGCTTTTTAAGGAAGTCGCTAATCAATGTGTCTCATATCACAATGATCCATCTGTGTCATTTCTTTATTACACAACTCTTTGCAAAGCTGTTCTAAAACTTGAAAACTTGATTctggaagaagatgagTTAGTCTCTCTAGGCTTATATGGTTTAGTTTCTGACAATGAAATGATTAGAACATATGCAGCTGATCTTTTGTCAGTTGTGGAAACAAAACTTCATAATTCTAGCTATATTAAAGTATTTGAGGAACGGTTATCAAATTCCTCTAAAACAGTTTTCAAGTCAACCGCCCAGGAAATATCAAGCATCTTTGCTGACTTATTATCTCAAGAGTTATGTCTTAGAATATTTTCGACTCTAGTAAGGATATTAGAATTATTCCAATTTGAGATCAAAAGAGATATACTAGTGCTTATGGTGCCATGGGTAAATAAATTCACTTTGAAATCACtagatgaaattgatactTACATGGTTCTAAATAACTTATTCTACATCACCGTTGACCTTAATGATACCTTTCCAAAGGAAGTAGAACAGTTGTGGATTTCTCTTGGTAAAGGAAATGCTTTTCAGAATACTCATGTTGCACTTGAGTATATAATGACATGCTCGATTAGTTACTGCAATCCCATCTTTGTTGAATATGCTAGTGATGTTGTTCTATATCTAGCGAATGTTCCTGGTGGATTGGGTTTGGTTGACTCCTTATTACAAAACTTAAAGCCAAAATTAATTGTGCCTACGCATTCTGAACTTCCAACTTTACCGTCgaataataacaaatatgtTTTTGTCGGAGACGTGGTTTCAAGATTGAACTACCACGGCAAGAGTGTGATATTCTCAAAAACTCAGATAACAATTGTTTTCCTCGTGAATTTACTGAATAGTCCGTTGGATGCTTTGAAAGATGAACTACCGTCCTTATTACACATTTCAGTTTGCCTATTAGACCATTATATCCCAGTTGTAAAGAAGAGTGCTTCACGACTACTTTGCAACTTaattttcttattttcaCCAACTCACGAGAAGACCGATTTAACTGTTGAAATTTTAAGAAGTGATGACCAACTGTGGTCGTACGACCATCTTGTTAGAGATAAAAAAGGAGCAAGGTCGCCTAAAATGATGGatcaattaataaaaaatctaCTTGACATATTCTCAAGTATAGAATCAGTACAGGAAAACTGGCAAAAGGTATCCTTGAAATGGGCTACAGCTTGTTCCGTTAGACACATTGCCTGTAGATCTTTTCAAATGTTTAGGTCATTACTATCATCTTTAGACCAGGAAATGTTTAGAGATATCTTACACAGATTATCCAACACTGTGTCTGATAGTAATACTGATATACAGGGTTTTGCTATGCAAATATTAATGACTCTAAATGCCATCACAGCAGAATTGGATCCTACTGAATTAATAGGTTTTCCTCAACTATTCTGGTCAATAACCGCCTGCTTGAGCAGTATACATGAGCAAGAATTCGTTGAAGTTCTTTCATGTTTTTctaaatttctttcaaaaatagaTCTGGACTCACCGGACACAGTCCAATGCTTAGTTGCTACTTTTCCTTCCAATTGGGAAGGTAAATTTGATGGGCTGCAACAAATTATTATGAATGGATTAAGATCATCGACGTCTTTAGAGATAACGTGGAAATTTCTTGATAAGTTAAACTTACTTAAAGATAGTAGAATAATTGCTAATACGGACACAAGGTTATTATTTGCTCTAATAGCCAATTTCCCTCGCTTTTTACAGGCCATGGATACTAAACAATATGACCAAATTGAAAGTGCTGCCTCGTCACTTATAGTTCTTTCTGAAGCATACGAGCAACCATCGTTATCAAGACTAATAAACTCACTTATCAAAGATAAATTTAGATCAAAAAGAGATTTTATGAGTCAGGTTGTTAGCTTCATCTCTAGGAACTTTTTCCCTGACTATTCTGCTCCAACCttggtatttttattgGGATTACTACTGAACAAAGTTAGCTGGGTGAAAGTTCAAACATTGGAAATTTTGAAGTACGTTTTCCCATTGTTAGATATGAGTAGACCCGAATTTTTAGGTGTTGGGGCTGATTTAATATCTCCACTACTTCGCTTACTTTTGACGGAATATGAAGCCAAGGCACTAGAAGTTCTGGATTGCGTTCCAAATGTCCTTGGAAGTAAAATGGATAAAGATGTTTTGAGGACAACCATGGGGAataaaaactcaaaaaataGTACTAACTTAACCACTACTTTATTTGGCATTCCTGAAGAGAGTGGATGGTCGATACCTATGCCCAGCATTACCGCCGCTACTACCAGACACAATGTTCATGCAGTATACATGTCTTGTTTGCCAGAAAGTATGGGGGATACTGATGCGcatgaaattgataatgatattgatgtaATTACTGAATTCCATGTGGATGCAGAGTATGGTTTAGGTAGGATGGAAACAAATGATTCTATATCAGTTGTCGAAGAGAAAGATCCATCTTTGAGTCATATGTGGATGCAATTGGACAATTTGGACAATTTCTTTGCTCAAGATAATGTTGCGTCTACTACTAATGATTTATCTGTTTGGAGATAA